From the genome of Sandaracinaceae bacterium, one region includes:
- a CDS encoding VCBS repeat-containing protein, producing MAKRVLGLLSLVAALGLFQGPAAQAQDEGGGLSPSRLKLPSGPGSLEGVGEDASINFNMGVVSYGVPFSVPGGYNGFAPSLRLSYASTGGQSSVGLGWSLGGVDSIERMTSRGVPDYDAADLFAHEGTELVRLPGSSTYRARFEGGFVRYTWLGADGAMGNGREGYWRAEFPDGRVGYYGATAAGVLVPESRMAGSRGTYSYGLVEMVDTYDHRIRYDYELDGGRPYVVHIGWVFRGGSDPRYEVELEYEAREDVLSDGKPGVEVLLNRRLRHVRVLVEGTQLRRYQLSYEPYTLTGGLTRLARVTTYGTGDVDPYPIFFRFAYTRGFDPGCASGAPGCERAYVRSIGSVGVDFRTGDADLLDINGDALPDVVDTTGGVHQLFVQTVSATGETSLSPVRTSATAGSGAMALSSPEVQMVDLNGDGFVDMVDGLNDRVLFGRGTGDWDAQALMDTGLPSFTSDANQRFLDVDYDRAIDVVHLESGGAWFHRNDNGVYQAATPIAGVSRSFSTDGLRLVDMNGDGMVDVVQAVQGAVFYWMNLGHGDFASAAREMFGLPGTLTPAEMEFTDLNGDNLTDVVVVQGTEIRFALNCDGTEFEPMETLSSADLNGSLPERTSEVSIRFADMNGSGSNDVVYINASGMVTYVELFPEHPNLLNRIDNGIGKVIEMTYGTTVAHMGRDGGPDAWEHRLPHAMLVLEQLTTYDTLSQVRQIQRMHYRDGYYDGEESQFRGFGEVEVFAEGDDSMEDGRSVHHFDLGVTDRYRHGLVTDKQVESDGRVLSTEAYVYADCPLAQIATAGVTYPIRWLCPERKTTVIQEGAAASEWVTLEETYAHDGYGNQTEKHQLGVTAVGGGACTACNGRSPDVQGEPCDASCRGDEMHEIQRFIAPGSATSGRWILRAVYQKQMYGVEGSAEVTDERTYYDGPDFVGLPWQTLTRGTPRRTEARRDAGGSYFIQTARLAHDAHGNVTVARDPNGHDVRMEYDADGVLPTAELRLFDDPAVRSDFYALRMEVAYEPLLEQITSSTAWMRVVGTTNMSERRETAYGYDEYGRVTGIAQPGDTLATPTTEYAYDLVEPVSRIITRTRSVSGSPTPDLEAVNCVDGMGRTVQNRTAVGDGTYQATGYVTFNIQGEPSRVYQPYLGTSAACDRSAPTGVRVLRSQFDATGRVLHVTQPDESVYGTATTLRTDYQPLRTIAYDGEDLDPSSPHANTPTTTVADGLGRTLRLERLLAAEGPPVVIGFRYDALGRIRSLLDDHGNEQWQVYDLAGRIAEVTHPDSGITRFTYDDANNPLTRTDARGVTTRSSFDEANRQTAFWDERDPMRTVVETRYDRDVACTECVYSEGMAASVSYPLLDGERGADRMVRDARSRLVTTHSLREGVRYTVSDTFDNANRITATTYPGGYSLARTHDGLSRERSVTGIVTSVAFNPQNLPARVNFANGTSTVRTYDARLRLDTLETNGPSGTLQDYSYRFNRADHLVTLNDARPAEATESTSAGRFEYDALYRLTAAHLDEGRLTAESLSYAYDTIDNLVEKRSDRGRESLMHLGELGYGQDGTGAGPHAVSSISSQAAGGAQTYTYDEAGNMLTREGQRNTWDFMGRLSAVDNDDSGEPVARFAYGATRDRVLKEDDGQRTHYLRPDLEVRDGIVTVYVSLNGERVAKVESALFAPTTHSDGAPAGGDGRVTAADAWVVRANEAGVSGVPGVDSQRSVDDTLRAAARTLLIAQEPLVEYWHGDHLGSVVLSTDEAGDVLQRMEHYPYGHPRAQSAHLPDRSYTGQERDGSTGLSYHSARYLDTRLGRWTAADPLFEIVTTQQSHLFILGGANRYVPMNSSPLSMVDESGNWSKWVHRQITRRALRGVSSLSRQDIGAVIAGNLDVDRDQRPDHQHKHAMRDRGRTREESISLANEFVNRELLAAIEAGLAGDREQAMRHLGAAMHTVQDSQSPEHGFDVPWPPSDGSNVVDHAGGESFLHAHIGDGWVTFGRGQTDRARRAVDASLQLFEIYERSVSGGEGLPSKVEVFDRRTGELIL from the coding sequence ATGGCGAAGCGTGTTCTCGGTCTTCTGAGCTTGGTGGCGGCGCTTGGACTCTTCCAGGGGCCGGCCGCGCAAGCTCAGGATGAGGGCGGGGGCCTTTCGCCGTCGCGGCTGAAGCTGCCGAGCGGGCCAGGCTCGCTGGAGGGTGTGGGCGAAGACGCGAGCATCAACTTCAACATGGGCGTGGTGTCGTACGGGGTGCCGTTCTCGGTGCCGGGTGGGTACAACGGGTTCGCGCCGTCACTGCGGCTGAGCTACGCGAGCACGGGCGGGCAGTCTTCGGTCGGGCTCGGCTGGTCGCTGGGCGGCGTGGACAGCATCGAGCGGATGACGTCGCGCGGGGTGCCGGACTACGACGCGGCGGACCTGTTCGCGCACGAGGGCACGGAGCTGGTGCGGCTGCCTGGGTCGAGCACGTACCGGGCGCGGTTCGAGGGCGGGTTCGTGCGCTACACGTGGCTGGGCGCGGACGGGGCGATGGGCAACGGGCGCGAGGGCTACTGGCGGGCGGAGTTCCCGGACGGGCGCGTGGGGTACTACGGCGCGACGGCGGCGGGCGTGCTCGTGCCGGAGTCGCGGATGGCGGGCTCGCGCGGGACGTACTCGTACGGGCTGGTGGAGATGGTGGACACGTACGACCACCGGATCCGGTACGACTACGAGCTCGACGGCGGGCGCCCGTACGTGGTGCACATCGGCTGGGTGTTCCGTGGTGGCAGCGACCCGCGCTACGAGGTGGAGCTCGAGTACGAAGCACGCGAGGACGTGCTTTCGGACGGCAAGCCGGGCGTGGAGGTGCTGCTGAACCGGCGGCTGCGGCACGTGCGCGTGCTGGTGGAGGGCACGCAGCTGCGGCGCTACCAGCTGAGCTACGAGCCGTACACGCTGACGGGCGGGCTGACGCGGCTGGCGCGGGTGACGACGTACGGGACGGGGGACGTGGACCCGTATCCGATCTTCTTTCGCTTCGCGTACACGCGCGGCTTCGACCCGGGGTGCGCGAGCGGCGCGCCGGGCTGCGAGCGGGCGTACGTGCGGTCGATCGGGAGCGTAGGCGTGGACTTCCGCACGGGTGACGCGGACCTGCTGGACATCAACGGTGACGCGCTGCCGGACGTGGTGGACACGACGGGCGGGGTGCACCAGCTGTTCGTGCAGACGGTGAGCGCGACGGGAGAGACGTCGCTGTCGCCGGTACGGACCAGCGCGACGGCGGGCAGCGGAGCGATGGCGCTGTCTTCGCCGGAAGTGCAGATGGTGGACCTGAACGGAGACGGGTTCGTGGACATGGTGGACGGGCTGAACGACCGCGTGTTGTTCGGGCGCGGCACGGGCGACTGGGACGCGCAGGCGCTGATGGACACGGGCCTGCCGAGCTTCACGTCCGACGCGAACCAGCGCTTTCTGGACGTGGACTACGACCGCGCCATCGACGTGGTGCACCTCGAGAGCGGCGGCGCGTGGTTCCACCGCAACGACAACGGCGTGTATCAAGCGGCGACGCCGATCGCGGGCGTGAGCCGCAGCTTCAGCACGGACGGCCTGCGCCTCGTCGACATGAACGGCGACGGCATGGTGGACGTGGTGCAAGCGGTGCAGGGCGCGGTCTTCTACTGGATGAACTTGGGCCACGGCGACTTCGCTTCTGCAGCGCGCGAGATGTTCGGGCTGCCGGGCACGCTGACGCCCGCGGAGATGGAGTTCACGGACCTCAACGGCGACAACCTCACCGACGTCGTGGTTGTGCAGGGCACCGAGATCCGCTTCGCCCTCAACTGCGACGGCACCGAGTTCGAGCCGATGGAGACGCTGTCCTCGGCGGACTTGAACGGCTCGCTGCCCGAGCGCACGAGCGAGGTCAGCATCCGCTTCGCCGACATGAACGGCTCGGGCAGCAACGACGTCGTGTACATCAACGCGTCGGGGATGGTGACGTACGTGGAGCTCTTCCCCGAGCACCCGAACCTCCTCAACCGCATCGACAACGGCATCGGCAAGGTCATCGAGATGACCTACGGCACGACCGTTGCGCACATGGGCCGCGACGGCGGGCCCGACGCGTGGGAGCACCGGCTGCCGCACGCGATGCTCGTGCTCGAGCAGCTGACGACGTACGACACGCTCTCGCAGGTGCGCCAGATCCAGCGCATGCACTACCGCGACGGCTACTACGACGGCGAGGAGAGCCAGTTTCGTGGCTTCGGCGAGGTGGAGGTCTTCGCGGAAGGCGACGACTCCATGGAGGACGGCCGGAGCGTGCACCACTTCGACCTCGGCGTGACCGACCGCTACCGGCACGGGCTCGTGACCGACAAGCAGGTGGAGAGCGACGGGCGCGTGCTGTCGACCGAGGCCTACGTGTACGCGGACTGCCCGCTCGCGCAGATCGCGACGGCGGGCGTGACGTACCCCATCCGCTGGCTGTGCCCCGAGCGCAAGACCACCGTGATCCAAGAGGGCGCCGCCGCGAGCGAGTGGGTCACCCTCGAAGAGACCTACGCGCACGACGGCTACGGCAACCAGACCGAGAAGCATCAGCTGGGCGTGACGGCGGTGGGCGGGGGCGCGTGCACCGCCTGCAACGGGCGCAGCCCCGACGTCCAGGGTGAGCCCTGCGACGCCAGCTGCCGCGGCGACGAGATGCACGAGATCCAGCGCTTCATCGCGCCAGGCAGCGCGACGAGCGGCCGGTGGATCTTGCGCGCCGTGTACCAGAAGCAGATGTACGGCGTGGAGGGGAGTGCCGAGGTCACGGACGAGCGCACGTACTACGACGGGCCGGACTTCGTGGGCCTGCCCTGGCAGACGCTCACGCGCGGGACCCCGCGGCGGACCGAAGCACGTCGCGACGCAGGCGGGAGCTACTTCATCCAGACCGCGCGCCTGGCGCACGACGCGCACGGCAACGTCACCGTTGCGCGCGACCCGAACGGCCACGACGTGCGGATGGAGTACGACGCCGACGGCGTGCTGCCCACCGCGGAGCTGCGCCTCTTCGACGACCCGGCCGTGCGCAGCGACTTCTATGCTCTCCGCATGGAGGTGGCGTACGAGCCGCTGCTCGAGCAGATCACGAGCTCCACCGCGTGGATGCGCGTCGTCGGCACCACCAACATGAGCGAGCGCCGCGAGACGGCCTACGGCTACGACGAGTACGGGCGGGTGACAGGCATCGCGCAGCCGGGGGACACGCTCGCGACGCCCACCACCGAGTACGCCTACGACCTGGTCGAGCCGGTGAGCCGCATCATCACGCGCACGCGGAGCGTGTCCGGCAGCCCCACGCCCGACCTCGAAGCCGTGAACTGCGTCGACGGCATGGGCCGCACCGTCCAGAACCGCACCGCCGTCGGCGACGGGACGTACCAAGCCACCGGCTACGTCACCTTCAACATCCAGGGCGAGCCCAGCCGCGTCTACCAGCCCTACCTCGGCACCTCCGCCGCATGCGACCGCAGCGCGCCCACGGGCGTGCGTGTCTTGCGCTCGCAGTTCGATGCCACGGGCCGCGTGCTGCACGTGACGCAGCCCGACGAGAGCGTCTACGGGACGGCGACGACCCTGCGCACGGACTACCAGCCCCTGCGCACCATCGCCTACGATGGCGAGGACTTGGACCCGAGCAGCCCGCACGCGAACACGCCCACCACCACCGTGGCCGACGGCCTCGGCCGCACGCTGCGGCTCGAGCGTCTGCTCGCGGCGGAGGGCCCGCCGGTGGTCATCGGCTTCCGCTACGACGCGCTCGGCCGCATCCGCAGCCTGCTCGACGACCACGGCAACGAGCAGTGGCAGGTGTACGACCTCGCCGGCCGCATCGCCGAGGTCACCCACCCCGACAGCGGCATCACGCGCTTCACCTACGACGACGCCAACAACCCCCTCACCCGCACCGACGCGCGCGGCGTCACCACCCGCTCGAGCTTCGACGAGGCCAACCGCCAGACCGCCTTCTGGGACGAACGCGACCCCATGCGCACCGTCGTCGAGACCCGCTACGACCGCGACGTCGCCTGCACCGAGTGCGTATACTCGGAGGGCATGGCCGCCAGCGTGTCGTATCCGCTGCTCGACGGCGAGCGCGGCGCCGACCGCATGGTGCGCGACGCGCGCAGCCGCCTCGTCACCACGCACTCGCTGCGTGAAGGCGTCCGCTACACCGTCAGCGACACCTTCGACAACGCCAACCGCATCACCGCCACCACCTACCCGGGCGGCTACTCCCTCGCACGCACCCACGACGGTCTCTCCCGCGAGCGATCCGTCACAGGCATCGTCACCTCCGTCGCCTTCAACCCCCAGAACCTCCCCGCACGCGTCAACTTCGCCAACGGCACCAGCACCGTCCGCACCTACGACGCGCGCCTACGCCTCGACACCCTCGAGACCAACGGCCCGAGCGGCACGCTCCAGGACTACAGCTACCGCTTCAACCGCGCCGACCACCTGGTCACCCTCAACGACGCGCGCCCGGCCGAGGCGACAGAGTCCACCAGCGCAGGCCGCTTCGAGTACGACGCCCTCTACCGCCTCACCGCCGCGCACCTCGACGAAGGCCGTCTCACCGCCGAGTCCCTGAGCTACGCCTACGACACCATCGACAACCTGGTGGAGAAGCGCTCCGACCGCGGTCGCGAGAGCCTCATGCACCTCGGTGAGCTCGGCTACGGACAAGACGGCACCGGCGCAGGCCCCCACGCCGTCTCCAGCATCTCGAGCCAAGCCGCAGGTGGCGCACAGACCTACACCTACGACGAAGCCGGCAACATGCTCACCCGCGAAGGCCAGCGGAACACCTGGGACTTCATGGGGCGGCTCAGCGCCGTCGACAACGACGACTCCGGCGAGCCCGTCGCCCGCTTCGCCTACGGCGCCACCCGCGACCGCGTCCTCAAGGAAGACGACGGCCAGCGCACCCACTACCTGCGCCCCGACCTCGAGGTCCGCGACGGCATCGTCACCGTCTACGTCAGCCTCAACGGCGAGCGCGTCGCCAAGGTCGAGAGCGCCCTCTTCGCGCCCACCACCCACTCCGACGGCGCCCCCGCAGGCGGCGACGGCCGCGTCACCGCCGCCGACGCATGGGTCGTACGCGCCAACGAAGCCGGCGTGAGTGGCGTGCCTGGAGTGGACAGCCAGCGCAGCGTCGACGACACCCTCCGCGCCGCAGCCCGTACCCTCCTCATCGCACAGGAGCCGCTCGTCGAGTACTGGCACGGCGACCACCTCGGAAGCGTCGTCCTCTCCACCGACGAAGCAGGCGACGTCCTCCAGCGTATGGAGCACTACCCCTATGGGCATCCAAGGGCCCAGTCCGCGCACCTCCCCGACCGCAGCTACACCGGGCAGGAGCGCGATGGAAGCACCGGGCTCAGCTACCACTCCGCGCGGTACCTGGACACCAGGCTCGGCCGATGGACCGCCGCAGACCCGTTGTTTGAAATCGTTACTACACAACAGTCACATCTGTTCATCCTGGGTGGCGCGAACCGCTATGTTCCCATGAACTCATCACCCTTGTCCATGGTCGATGAGAGCGGAAACTGGTCGAAGTGGGTGCACCGACAGATAACGCGCAGAGCGCTTCGTGGAGTGTCGAGTTTGTCTCGCCAAGACATTGGTGCCGTCATTGCTGGAAATTTGGATGTAGATCGCGATCAGAGGCCAGATCATCAGCACAAACACGCAATGCGTGATCGTGGTAGGACTCGTGAGGAGAGCATCTCGCTTGCGAACGAGTTTGTGAACAGAGAGTTGCTCGCTGCGATCGAGGCTGGGCTCGCTGGTGACCGGGAGCAAGCAATGCGACACTTGGGAGCGGCAATGCATACCGTTCAGGACTCGCAGTCGCCCGAGCACGGGTTCGATGTTCCATGGCCTCCGAGCGACGGTTCCAACGTGGTCGATCATGCTGGTGGCGAGTCATTCCTACACGCGCATATCGGTGACGGGTGGGTGACGTTCGGGAGAGGTCAAACGGACCGCGCTCGCCGCGCTGTCGATGCATCGCTTCAGCTATTCGAGATCTATGAACGATCCGTGTCCGGAGGGGAAGGGTTGCCTTCAAAGGTTGAAGTGTTCGACCGGCGGACGGGTGAACTAATACTCTAG